The genomic stretch AGATCAAGGTAAGGCTGCGTGGTGCTCCTGGTCTGCATCCTCTTGTGTTCTTTAACCTCGCTCCCCACGGGAGCgctgagcctcactttcccctGTAGGCCCACGTCGCCTCGCTAGAGGGCATCGCTCCAGAAGATCAAGTCGTGCTCCTGGCAGGCACGCCCCTGGAGGATGAGGCTACCCTGGGCCAGTGTGGGGTGGAGGCTCTGACCACTCTGGAAGTAGCTGGCCGCATGCTGGGAGGTGAGTTGGGGAGGATGGGCCTTTGAACTGCTTGTAAACGCGTAATGGGTGTGGGGTGTGGAGATCACTGTCTTCAGTCCACTGTGGTTCTTCCTGTTTAGTTCAGAATGAACTCTTGAGATATTGAGAGGTCCATGGGAGAAAGCCAGAGAGAGTATAGTTCTATTTCAGTCACATACTAGATCCTTGTCAGTTTCCTCACTAAAATCAGGTTAGACCAGATCCCCAAGGTGCCCTTCAGTTCTTGTTTAAAGTCGGGCTGGAAAATCCTGAAGTGAAACCCCAGAATGTACCAGACTAGACGTTCTTGGTCAGGCATCAAATCTCTGCACCTTTGTTCTCATTCCCTCTTGGGTCCCTTTAAAAGCTTGAGGGAGAAAGGATTCTTGCTGTCCTAACTGCTTGCTGTCCTTTTCCACCACAGGTAAAGTCCATGGTTCCTTGGCCCGTGCTGGGAAAGTAAGAGGTCAGACTCCCAAGGTAAGAGAGTATTAGTGGTGCCCTTTGgacttttgttttcctgtcaCCTTCCTCATGAAATGAGCCTGAGGGAAGGCACGGAAGAGATGAACCAGGGTCTGATTAGCCCTCCTTTTTCCCAGGTGGCCAaacaggagaagaagaagaagaagactggCCGAGCCAAGCGGCGGATGCAGTACAACCGGCGTTTTGTCAATGTTGTGCCCACCTTTGGCAAGAAGAAGGGCCCCAATGCCAACTCTTAAGTCCTTTGTGATCCTGGCTTTCTCCAATAAAGCCACATAGCCCAgtcatctctttttttccatcttcatttGCAGGGCTTTGGGGAGGGATAATGGCTTCTAGTACTGGTGGTATGCCCGCTAGAACAGGGAGGTCTCGTTTAGGAGGAGGCAGAGGCCCTtggccggggggtgggggtggggagagagaagtgaTAAACTATAAGGAAAGGCTTCCCGTGAAAACTGGTAACCATGGATGCCAGCCCTTCAAACATAGAGTTGGGAAAATTTCTATCTCAACTTGATAATTCCTccaaatccttttttctttttgttcctttaaacAGAGAAGATAGCAGGAGTCACTATAGTGGGAGGTCTTATGGAGGCAGCAGTGGAAGGGAGCAGTATCAGTAGAAGATACGTCAGGAATGCCGGTCTGACCTGTCCCCTAACTTGGCACCAGCTGTGGCCTTAGTGGAGTCCAGGGCAGGAATCTAGTCGGCCCCAGCTTTGGAAAGCACTGCTGATTACGTTGGCACTGTGGTGACCTTGTTTGTACTGGCTGGCCCTGCTAACCTAATCACAGCTCAGGTTGGTCAGTTGATTGTTTCAAGTGTTCCCAAAAGTCGAGTTCTGGGGGGTTAATTCAAGGTTCCCTGCTAGCAACACGTGCACGCTCATTCAGTCAGCTAAGGGTTTTGAACCGGCTGCTTTCTGGAATACAACATACTTTGGAGCGAAGACCTTGGGCTCTAGACTTGGACTGCCTTGAATTTGGGTCCTTGCTCTATTTATAACTATGTAATCTCTGCCATCATCCCTTGAGAGGATTAAACAAAAGATGTAACGTGCTTAGATCAGGACCTGCCACATAGTGAGTACAAATATATTGGCTGGTTTTGTCTTTGTAGTTAGACCTGGCCCCTTCCCTTCTAGGAATTTAGGTTCATGTTGAGAAAACTAAATAGAAGTGTTATAGCTTCAAAGAAAGTAAGTAGGGTGCTGTAATGAAGAGGGGGTGGGTAAAAAGAAAGACTATCACGGGGAACATCTGAGGATGGGGTGTGTTGAGACCTGAAACAAAAGGAGCCAATCAAATGGTGAGATGGGGAAAGTTCCACCTGCGCACCGTGTGCAGAGGTGTGTGGCATGTCCCGCAGCATGTTGTCAGACATGGAGAGGAGTTTGAGTCCAAGTGCTATGGAGAGTCAGTCACCAACGGCAGGGAAGGGTTTTTAGCAAGGGCCTGATGTGATCTGACTTGTGATCTACTATTTTCTCAGGCTGATTTTCTTGAGAGCTGGCAAGGAAGTTAGGAAACCAGTTAAAGTGTCATCCAGTTGAGAGGCAGTATCCAGTTGGTGGGTATGCAAAAAATGAACAGACGTGAAGGTTACAAAATCCATTCTGGTTGGGGAATAGGATCTGTATTGAAATAAAGACAAGGTATTTTGAAGGCAGAACAGACTGGAGGTGGGATTGGATGTGAGCGACCAAAAAACCAGAGCTTATTTTTCAGGGGTGCCGTGGATCAACTCTAAACAGCGCTTGGCCGAGTGTGGGTCATCAGCCCCACTACCACAAACTGTAAACTCCATTAGGATAGGACGCCACCTCTTGGCTCAGTTTGTGGTGCCTAGTGCAGAATCTGCACTCTAAAGTTGGATGAACGATAGGTTTAAACCGGAGGAAATCAACCGT from Rhinolophus ferrumequinum isolate MPI-CBG mRhiFer1 chromosome 11, mRhiFer1_v1.p, whole genome shotgun sequence encodes the following:
- the FAU gene encoding FAU ubiquitin-like and ribosomal protein S30; this translates as MQLFVRAQDLHTLEVTGQETVSQIKAHVASLEGIAPEDQVVLLAGTPLEDEATLGQCGVEALTTLEVAGRMLGGKVHGSLARAGKVRGQTPKVAKQEKKKKKTGRAKRRMQYNRRFVNVVPTFGKKKGPNANS